One Anthonomus grandis grandis chromosome 13, icAntGran1.3, whole genome shotgun sequence DNA segment encodes these proteins:
- the LOC126743827 gene encoding leucine-rich repeat-containing protein 4C-like isoform X1, which translates to MLIFNRKMTPLLVLLLSTLLTAVPTTTFGLGCPSGCSCNDKTLVVQCEGGKLDVVPITLNPAIQRLLLRNNKIRVVDAAFQFYMDLQYVDMSGNHLVSIPTESFRNQQKLQELHLNKNKLNILNNTTFAGLKALTVLNLRENFLEEITKGVFSILPKLEELNLSQNRISKIEEGAFSGLLSLRVLYLDDNLLTSVPSNTFSGVASLAELHLGLNAFYTLPDEAFAGLSKLSVLDLGSGGINNISQQAFKGLTSLRNLNLADNRLQTIPTTQLGLLERLEELTIGQNSFGVIKKESFKGLKNLRKIDVSGDKELKQIEAGAFADNMNLETINIVANKKLESLDEGSLGRLPNLRHLVLRENSLRTLLDTAISWNELRTLDLSDNPLHCDCQLLWLVVLINKRNFTSVECSNPTRSLKDLTMEDLGCSYTDPRQRAAIVTLCLSALIILAVLGLFFFRYRLKVRDALKDYKFDKSAEVPKESEYEENIYENDYTLHSTEIPVKYSGTSEHYSFENKAQRPWEVPAPAGTIPVTGFTYIRANDGCRVHSLRTLKVDMSSTNEYAECPVDFYTSLRTNGVVLEPNY; encoded by the exons ATGTTGAT attCAACCGCAAGATGACACCACTCCTGGTACTCCTCCTCTCAACCCTCCTCACCGCCGTTCCAACCACCACCTTCGGCCTAGGCTGCCCCAGCGGATGTAGTTGCAACGACAAAACCCTCGTAGTGCAATGCGAGGGTGGTAAACTCGATGTCGTCCCCATAACCTTGAACCCCGCCATCCAGAGGCTGCTGCTAAGAAACAACAAGATCAGAGTGGTCGACGCCGCCTTCCAGTTTTACATGGATCTTCAATACGTCGATATGTCTGGAAACCATTTGGTGAGCATCCCGACCGAGAGCTTCAGGAATCAACAGAAACTGCAGGAGTTACACCTGAACAAGAacaaactgaatattttaaataataccacGTTCGCTGGTTTGAAGGCTTTGACGGTGTTGAACCTCAGGGAGAACTTCTTGGAGGAGATTACTAAGGGGGTATTCTCCATTTTGCCTAAGCTTGAGGAGCTGAACTTGAGCCAGAACCGGATATCGAAAATTGAGGAGGGAGCCTTTAGTGGACTGCTTAGCTTAAGAGTGCTGTACTTGGATGATAATCTGCTTACTTCAGTACCTTCAAACACGTTTTCTGGTGTAGCTAGCTTAGCTGAGCTCCATTTAGGCCTAAATGCTTTTTACACCTTACCAGATGAAGCATTTGCAGGCTTAAGCAAGCTATCTGTCTTAGACCTTGGCAGTGGTGGCATCAATAATATTAGCCAGCAAGCTTTCAAAGGCCTAACAAGTCTTAGGAACTTAAACTTGGCTGATAATCGCCTACAAACAATACCAACCACCCAGTTAGGGCTTCTGGAGCGGCTAGAGGAGCTCACCATTGGCCAAAATAGCTTTGGAGTAATCAAAAAGGAGTCTTTCAAAGGCCTAAAGAATTTGAGGAAGATCGACGTGTCAGGTGATAAGGAGCTAAAGCAGATTGAAGCAGGTGCTTTTGCTGATAACATGAATCTCGAGACTATTAATATAGTGGCTAATAAAAAGCTGGAAAGCTTGGACGAGGGATCTTTGGGAAGGTTGCCAAACTTGCGCCATTTGGTTTTAAGAGAAAATTCCTTACGGACCCTTTTGGATACCGCCATATCTTGGAACGAGCTGAGAACTTTGGATCTGAGTGATAATCCTTTGCACTGTGACTGCCAGTTGCTTTGGCTAGTGGTTTTGATTAACAAGAGGAATTTTACTTCAGTTGAATGTTCTAACCCCACGAGGTCGTTAAAAGATTTGACTATGGAGGATTTGGGTTGTTCTTATACTGATCCTAGACAGAGGGCAGCCATAGTGACCCTCTGTCTTAGTGCTTTGATTATACTTGCAGTGCTTGGGCTGTTCTTCTTCAGGTATCGTTTAAAGGTGCGTGATGCTTTGAAGGATTACAAGTTTGATAAGTCAGCAGAGGTTCCCAAGGAGTCTGAATATGAAGAGAATATTTACGAAAATGATTATACACTACATTCAACAGAGATTCCAGTTAAGTACAGTGGTACTTCTGAGCATTATTCGTTTGAGAATAAGGCTCAGCGTCCCTGGGAGGTACCAGCACCTGCCGGAACCATTCCAGTGACAGGGTTCACTTATATTCGTGCCAATGATGGTTGTAGAGTGCATTCTTTGAGAACTCTTAAAGTCGATATGTCTAGTACTAATGAATATGCGGAATGTCCAGTTGATTTTTACACTTCATTAAGGACAAATGGTGTTGTTTTAGAACCGAATTATTAa
- the LOC126743827 gene encoding leucine-rich repeat neuronal protein 2-like isoform X2, whose protein sequence is MTPLLVLLLSTLLTAVPTTTFGLGCPSGCSCNDKTLVVQCEGGKLDVVPITLNPAIQRLLLRNNKIRVVDAAFQFYMDLQYVDMSGNHLVSIPTESFRNQQKLQELHLNKNKLNILNNTTFAGLKALTVLNLRENFLEEITKGVFSILPKLEELNLSQNRISKIEEGAFSGLLSLRVLYLDDNLLTSVPSNTFSGVASLAELHLGLNAFYTLPDEAFAGLSKLSVLDLGSGGINNISQQAFKGLTSLRNLNLADNRLQTIPTTQLGLLERLEELTIGQNSFGVIKKESFKGLKNLRKIDVSGDKELKQIEAGAFADNMNLETINIVANKKLESLDEGSLGRLPNLRHLVLRENSLRTLLDTAISWNELRTLDLSDNPLHCDCQLLWLVVLINKRNFTSVECSNPTRSLKDLTMEDLGCSYTDPRQRAAIVTLCLSALIILAVLGLFFFRYRLKVRDALKDYKFDKSAEVPKESEYEENIYENDYTLHSTEIPVKYSGTSEHYSFENKAQRPWEVPAPAGTIPVTGFTYIRANDGCRVHSLRTLKVDMSSTNEYAECPVDFYTSLRTNGVVLEPNY, encoded by the coding sequence ATGACACCACTCCTGGTACTCCTCCTCTCAACCCTCCTCACCGCCGTTCCAACCACCACCTTCGGCCTAGGCTGCCCCAGCGGATGTAGTTGCAACGACAAAACCCTCGTAGTGCAATGCGAGGGTGGTAAACTCGATGTCGTCCCCATAACCTTGAACCCCGCCATCCAGAGGCTGCTGCTAAGAAACAACAAGATCAGAGTGGTCGACGCCGCCTTCCAGTTTTACATGGATCTTCAATACGTCGATATGTCTGGAAACCATTTGGTGAGCATCCCGACCGAGAGCTTCAGGAATCAACAGAAACTGCAGGAGTTACACCTGAACAAGAacaaactgaatattttaaataataccacGTTCGCTGGTTTGAAGGCTTTGACGGTGTTGAACCTCAGGGAGAACTTCTTGGAGGAGATTACTAAGGGGGTATTCTCCATTTTGCCTAAGCTTGAGGAGCTGAACTTGAGCCAGAACCGGATATCGAAAATTGAGGAGGGAGCCTTTAGTGGACTGCTTAGCTTAAGAGTGCTGTACTTGGATGATAATCTGCTTACTTCAGTACCTTCAAACACGTTTTCTGGTGTAGCTAGCTTAGCTGAGCTCCATTTAGGCCTAAATGCTTTTTACACCTTACCAGATGAAGCATTTGCAGGCTTAAGCAAGCTATCTGTCTTAGACCTTGGCAGTGGTGGCATCAATAATATTAGCCAGCAAGCTTTCAAAGGCCTAACAAGTCTTAGGAACTTAAACTTGGCTGATAATCGCCTACAAACAATACCAACCACCCAGTTAGGGCTTCTGGAGCGGCTAGAGGAGCTCACCATTGGCCAAAATAGCTTTGGAGTAATCAAAAAGGAGTCTTTCAAAGGCCTAAAGAATTTGAGGAAGATCGACGTGTCAGGTGATAAGGAGCTAAAGCAGATTGAAGCAGGTGCTTTTGCTGATAACATGAATCTCGAGACTATTAATATAGTGGCTAATAAAAAGCTGGAAAGCTTGGACGAGGGATCTTTGGGAAGGTTGCCAAACTTGCGCCATTTGGTTTTAAGAGAAAATTCCTTACGGACCCTTTTGGATACCGCCATATCTTGGAACGAGCTGAGAACTTTGGATCTGAGTGATAATCCTTTGCACTGTGACTGCCAGTTGCTTTGGCTAGTGGTTTTGATTAACAAGAGGAATTTTACTTCAGTTGAATGTTCTAACCCCACGAGGTCGTTAAAAGATTTGACTATGGAGGATTTGGGTTGTTCTTATACTGATCCTAGACAGAGGGCAGCCATAGTGACCCTCTGTCTTAGTGCTTTGATTATACTTGCAGTGCTTGGGCTGTTCTTCTTCAGGTATCGTTTAAAGGTGCGTGATGCTTTGAAGGATTACAAGTTTGATAAGTCAGCAGAGGTTCCCAAGGAGTCTGAATATGAAGAGAATATTTACGAAAATGATTATACACTACATTCAACAGAGATTCCAGTTAAGTACAGTGGTACTTCTGAGCATTATTCGTTTGAGAATAAGGCTCAGCGTCCCTGGGAGGTACCAGCACCTGCCGGAACCATTCCAGTGACAGGGTTCACTTATATTCGTGCCAATGATGGTTGTAGAGTGCATTCTTTGAGAACTCTTAAAGTCGATATGTCTAGTACTAATGAATATGCGGAATGTCCAGTTGATTTTTACACTTCATTAAGGACAAATGGTGTTGTTTTAGAACCGAATTATTAa